One stretch of Comamonas testosteroni DNA includes these proteins:
- a CDS encoding PaaI family thioesterase has product MLSFGPEIPFVHELGFTLHKMENGESELHFTPRPEHLNSFGVTHGGASMTLMDVTMAVAARSVDFDQGVVTIEMKTSFMQAANGPLVGKGVLLHRTGTMAFTEGRIYDAQGRLCVHATGTFKYMKRKHKADGELQALATD; this is encoded by the coding sequence GTGTTGTCATTTGGTCCTGAGATTCCCTTTGTGCATGAGCTGGGCTTCACCCTCCACAAGATGGAGAACGGTGAGTCCGAGCTGCACTTCACACCGCGTCCCGAACATCTGAATTCCTTCGGCGTCACCCATGGCGGAGCCTCGATGACACTGATGGATGTGACCATGGCCGTGGCTGCGCGCAGCGTGGATTTCGATCAGGGCGTGGTCACCATCGAGATGAAAACCTCGTTCATGCAGGCGGCCAATGGCCCGCTGGTGGGCAAGGGCGTGCTGCTGCATCGCACCGGCACCATGGCTTTTACCGAAGGCCGCATCTACGATGCACAGGGCCGACTCTGCGTACATGCCACGGGCACCTTCAAGTACATGAAGCGCAAGCACAAGGCGGACGGCGAGTTGCAGGCTTTGGCCACAGATTGA
- a CDS encoding methylated-DNA--[protein]-cysteine S-methyltransferase, translated as MNHAASLPFPGHALFVTRIGACGLAWNAAAVCAVQLPEASWGETRERMLLGLSKRHALQPQRGLAAYGAVASISAVPGFAVQAMAGVQCLLAGVNAQIEPGWAQPSAEAVAAGVLGDMRQQRVQGAVGVLPDLQEIALDEFAVPAFHCRVYAFTRALAPGRTSTYGEVAAALGEAGAARAVGQALGANPFAPIVPCHRVLAAGRAPGGFSGGQGALTKLRMLEIEGGAWGGTQSLFAD; from the coding sequence ATGAATCACGCTGCTTCGTTGCCATTTCCCGGTCATGCCCTGTTTGTCACGCGCATCGGTGCCTGTGGACTGGCCTGGAATGCCGCTGCCGTCTGCGCCGTGCAATTGCCCGAGGCCAGCTGGGGCGAGACCCGGGAGCGCATGCTGCTGGGCCTGTCCAAACGCCATGCGCTGCAGCCGCAGCGCGGGCTTGCGGCATATGGCGCCGTGGCCTCCATCTCCGCTGTTCCAGGCTTTGCCGTGCAGGCCATGGCCGGGGTTCAGTGTTTGCTGGCCGGAGTGAATGCGCAGATCGAGCCGGGCTGGGCGCAGCCCAGCGCAGAGGCCGTGGCTGCCGGCGTGCTGGGAGATATGCGGCAGCAGAGGGTGCAAGGCGCAGTTGGTGTTCTGCCTGACTTGCAGGAGATTGCACTCGACGAGTTCGCCGTGCCTGCATTTCATTGCCGGGTCTATGCCTTCACGCGCGCCCTGGCGCCAGGGCGGACCAGCACTTATGGCGAAGTCGCGGCAGCGCTGGGTGAGGCCGGTGCTGCGCGCGCCGTGGGCCAGGCTCTGGGTGCGAATCCATTTGCGCCGATTGTTCCCTGCCATCGGGTGCTGGCGGCAGGGCGGGCACCGGGCGGCTTCTCGGGCGGTCAGGGCGCTTTGACCAAGCTGCGCATGCTGGAGATCGAAGGCGGGGCCTGGGGCGGCACGCAGTCGCTGTTTGCCGATTGA
- a CDS encoding SDR family oxidoreductase: MTRTVQQLFDLSGKTALVTGGSRGLGLQMAHALGEAGAKILLSSRKAKDLEEAAAELKAAGIEADWIAADCSDEADITRLAKEAVQRLGHVDILINNAGASWGAPAEDHPTAAWDKVMNLNVRGYFLLSQQIARLSMLERKSGRIINLASIAGLGGNPTGMKTIAYNTSKGAVINFTRALAGEWGEHGITVNAICPGFFKTKMAAVLIETLGEDEMRSHAPLRRLGDDEDLKGLTLLYASDAGKHITGQWMAVDGGVSALVGG; encoded by the coding sequence ATGACACGTACGGTGCAGCAACTTTTCGATCTCTCGGGCAAGACGGCCCTGGTGACCGGCGGCTCGCGTGGCCTGGGTCTGCAGATGGCGCATGCGCTGGGCGAGGCCGGCGCGAAGATTCTGCTGAGCTCGCGCAAGGCCAAGGATCTGGAAGAGGCCGCAGCCGAACTCAAGGCCGCTGGCATAGAGGCCGACTGGATTGCCGCCGACTGCTCGGACGAGGCCGATATCACACGCCTGGCCAAGGAGGCCGTGCAGCGTCTCGGCCATGTGGACATTCTGATCAACAATGCCGGAGCCAGCTGGGGTGCTCCTGCCGAGGACCACCCGACAGCGGCCTGGGACAAGGTGATGAACCTGAATGTACGCGGCTATTTTCTGCTGAGCCAGCAGATCGCCCGCCTGTCCATGCTGGAGCGCAAGAGCGGCCGCATCATCAATCTGGCCTCGATCGCCGGCCTGGGCGGCAATCCCACGGGCATGAAGACCATTGCCTACAACACCTCCAAGGGCGCCGTCATCAATTTCACGCGCGCGCTGGCCGGCGAGTGGGGCGAGCACGGCATCACCGTCAACGCCATCTGCCCGGGCTTTTTCAAGACCAAGATGGCGGCCGTGCTGATCGAGACGCTGGGCGAGGACGAAATGCGCTCCCATGCCCCGCTGCGCCGCCTGGGTGACGATGAGGATCTCAAGGGGCTGACGCTGCTCTATGCCAGCGACGCCGGCAAGCACATCACGGGCCAGTGGATGGCAGTGGATGGCGGTGTGAGCGCTCTGGTCGGTGGTTGA